A genomic region of Arachis stenosperma cultivar V10309 chromosome 9, arast.V10309.gnm1.PFL2, whole genome shotgun sequence contains the following coding sequences:
- the LOC130948115 gene encoding LOB domain-containing protein 40-like produces MMKISCNGCRILRKGCNDDCVIRPCLQWINSPESQANATLFLAKFYGRTGLLNLITAAPKNLAPAVFRSLLYEACGRIVNPAYGSMGLFWTGQWARCEAAVRAVLMGSKPNDDVAPFHSPSWGSCDIRHVPRLNTGLVDVRDRTGKIFKPQPRVALLDSDVLSQIQPNRATRETEINLELSLGFH; encoded by the exons ATGATGAAAATAAGCTGCAACGGGTGCCGCATACTCCGCAAAGGTTGCAATGATGATTGCGTAATAAGGCCATGCCTGCAGTGGATAAACTCGCCGGAGTCCCAAGCCAATGCCACACTcttccttgccaaattctacGGTCGCACTGGCTTGCTCAACCTCATCACTGCTGCTCCCAAAAACCTTGCTCCGG CTGTGTTTAGGTCTCTCTTGTATGAGGCTTGTGGGAGAATAGTGAATCCCGCATATGGCTCCATGGGCCTCTTCTGGACGGGACAATGGGCCCGATGCGAGGCTGCTGTCCGTGCTGTCTTGATGGGGTCCAAGCCCAATGACGACGTGGCACCTTTTCATTCCCCAAGCTGGGGGTCTTGTGACATACGCCACGTGCCAAGACTCAACACCGGTCTGGTCGACGTCAGAGACAGAACCGGCAAAATCTTCAAGCCCCAACCGCGAGTGGCTTTGCTGGACTCGGATGTGTTGAGCCAGATTCAGCCCAACCGAGCTACCAGGGAAACCGAGATCAACTTGGAACTCTCTCTTGGCTTCCATTGA
- the LOC130948114 gene encoding zinc finger protein CONSTANS-LIKE 16-like, with amino-acid sequence MSPSGKNVANAVGGKTARACDSCITKRARWYCAADDAFLCQACDSSVHSANPLARRHQRLRLKAATLDPLNTTSTCAPTWHHGFTKKARTPRNGGKTNHSSSSTRPTSKSCWSSRINNQQPFHLVPEEGEGSDEVNSHEENEEQLLYRVPVFDPFVADLCSPAENNTKKESEESKSSFGSHLHGFLPSEAELAEFAADVESLLGRGMENECVGMEHLGLIDNNNKVVKVEMEQEQEHMDATCSSCKLEEGDNDMMMMEIGRETAFQLSFDYDESHETEEIDKEKVKERENDYEDAINKKRKILLQLDYEGVINAWGGSHKSPWTTGHKPNLDLHDCWPHTMATGGTEFHHGYGELMIGLGCNPSSVILGDGGREARVSRYREKRRTRLFSKKIRYEVRKLNAEKRPRMKGRFVKRASFAAPFPLIAK; translated from the exons ATGAGTCCGTCGGGTAAGAACGTGGCAAACGCCGTCGGTGGCAAAACGGCAAGAGCGTGCGATAGCTGCATAACGAAGCGAGCACGGTGGTACTGTGCTGCCGATGATGCTTTCCTCTGCCAAGCATGTGACTCTTCTGTTCACTCCGCTAACCCACTCGCTCGCAGGCATCAGAGGCTGCGCTTGAAAGCCGCAACTTTGGACCCTCTCAACACTACCTCTACCTGTGCACCTACGTGGCACCATGGCTTCACAAAGAAAGCTCGCACGCCCCGAAACGGTGGTAAGACCAATCATTCGTCTTCTTCAACTCGTCCAACATCCAAGTCTTGTTGGAGCAGCCGCATCAACAACCAGCAGCCTTTTCATCTGGTGCCGGAAGAGGGCGAGGGATCCGATGAAGTGAATTCCCATGAAGAGAACGAGGAGCAGCTTCTTTATAGGGTTCCTGTATTCGATCCCTTTGTAGCCGACCTATGCAGTCCTGCTGAGAATAATACCAAGAAGGAGAGCGAAGAGAGCAAGAGCTCCTTTGGTTCTCACTTGCATGGCTTTCTTCCATCGGAAGCTGAGCTTGCTGAGTTTGCGGCTGATGTGGAGAGCTTGTTGGGTAGGGGAATGGAGAACGAGTGCGTTGGGATGGAACACCTTGGTcttattgataataataataaggtagTGAAGGTGGAAATGGAACAGGAACAGGAACACATGGATGCTACCTGTAGTAGTTGCAAGCTCGAGGAGGGAGATAATGACATGATGATGATGGAGATTGGAAGAGAAACGGCGTTTCAGTTGAGCTTTGACTACGACGAATCTCATGAAACTGAAGAGATAGATAAGGAGAAGGTCAAAGAAAGAGAAAACGATTATGAAGATGCAATTAATAAGAAGAGGAAGATATTGCTGCAGCTAGATTACGAGGGAGTAATCAATGCGTGGGGTGGTAGCCATAAATCTCCATGGACTACAGGTCACAAACCAAACTTGGACCTCCATGATTGCTGGCCTCATACCATG GCAACAGGGGGAACAGAGTTTCATCATGGTTAtggtgaattgatgattggattgGGGTGTAACCCATCATCGGTAATATTGGGAGACGGGGGTAGAGAGGCAAGAGTGTCAAGGTACAGAGAGAAGCGCCGAACAAGGTTGTTCTCCAAGAAAATAAGGTACGAGGTTAGGAAATTGAATGCAGAGAAGAGGCCCAGAATGAAAGGTAGATTCGTCAAGAGGGCTTCATTTGCCGCACCATTTCCGTTGATTGCTAAATAA
- the LOC130950253 gene encoding protein FAR1-RELATED SEQUENCE 5-like, producing the protein MACKAMQSLCHVPSSIPDYNLSKPSEEAPEHFVADGQQPNKAMPRLDVTEVGSEEMDICYEDMPLLDLSQVGSEEMDHGHRVPDHDGLRKDEIPCVGMRFEQLQMAHEFYVTYAKKVRFATKIRTTICDKITNQPINQAIHCNRDGFRVSRVKVSTRKNRISTAGCKARIYVKFDKETQDWFFFKVELSHSHPCSARKMVHYHEYRKLTMHAKCVIEDNDEAGIRPNKTFLTLANESGGPSNLGYSKKDLQNYITARLRTS; encoded by the exons ATGGCGTGTAAGGCCATGCAGTCTCTGTGTCATGTTCCATCATCCATTCCTGACTACAATCTATCGAAACCATCGGAAGAAGCTCCAGAACATTTTGTTGCTGACGGTCAGCAGCCTAATAAG GCCATGCCAAGATTGGATGTTACTGAGGTTGGAAGTGAAGAGATGGATATTTGTTACGAG GACATGCCGCTTTTGGATCTTTCACAGGTTGGAAGTGAAGAGATGGATCATGGTCACCGG GTACCGGATCACGATGGCCTTCGGAAAGATGAAATACCATGTGTTGGAATGCGGTTTGAGCAATTGCAAATGGCTCATGAATTCTATGTGACATATGCAAAGAAAGTCAGGTTTGCTACTAAGATACGGACGACAATCTGTGATAAGATCACAAATCAACCCATTAACCAAGCTATTCACTGTAATAGGGATGGGTTTCGTGTGTCTCGTGTCAAAGTGTCAACGCGGAAGAACAGGATCTCAACCGCTGGGTGTAAGGCAAGGATATACGTGAAGTTTGACAAGGAGACACAAGACTGGTTTTTCTTCAAGGTAGAGTTGAGTCACTCGCACCCATGTTCAGCGAGAAAGATGGTGCACTACCATGAGTATAGGAAGCTGACCATGCATGCGAAGTGCGTGATCGAGGATAATGATGAGGCTGGGATTCGACCAAACAAGACTTTCCTAACTTTGGCAAATGAGTCTGGAGGCCCATCTAACCTGGGATACTCGAAAAAGGATTTACAAAACTATATTACAGCTAGGCTTCGAACCAGCTGA